The DNA window TATTTGGCGATATTAACCCCAATAAAACGAGACTACGTGTCACCTTGTTATGTTACTATGGTAGTGAACCATAAACAGGGATGATTAATGAATAACATGACTAGTCACGCACTTGATGCGTATTTTGATGAATTACAAAGATTTAGCCAGCTACTGTCTAAACAGGAAGAATACGACACAGCTGTGGCTGCAGCCAATGGGGATAAATCTGCTCGAGACACTATGATCCAATCAAATTTGAAATTGGTTCTTATGGTGGCGAAGAAGTATAAAAATTATTCACTTGATTGGGATGAGATCATTCAAGAGGGTAATACCGGCTTAATGCATGCGGTAGATAAGTTCGACCCAGAACGTGGTTGCCGATTTTCAACCTATGCAGTGTGGTGGATAAGAAATAATATCGAACAGTATATTATGAACCATTCTCGAACTATCCGTATACCCATTCATGTTACACGCGTCTACAAACAAATATTGAAAGCTTCATCTGAACTTGGCCTTGATCTTGATACCAATGAAGGTATTACCAAAATTTCCCAAGAACTCAAAATATCACCTCGTAAAGTACTGAATATATTAGGTCATTATTTTAATGAAGGATCTTTAGATAAAGAGATCCGCGGTGGTGATAATTTATTGGCCAGTCTAAAAGATTTGGTTGCAGCTGAAGTTAATTGCCAGCCTGATATTCGTTATGAAAAATGTGATTATTATGAATATATGGACGCATTATTAGAATACCTACCGGTTCGTAGTCAAAACATTATTCGTTTACGCTTTGGTTTTAAAGGGCAGGACCCAATGAGCTTAGAAGCCATTGCGCAGTTAATGGATATTTCCCGCGAACGTGTAAGACAAATTATTCGTAATGGACTGAGCCAAGTTAGAGAGCAATTATGTGCGAATGACTTGGTAAAAGAAGATTTTGATTTTGAAGCAGATTCTATTTGTACGACAAGTATTTAATGATAATAAGGTCAGCTATAGATAAAATGGCCGACCTTATTTGCTGTTAGCCGTTAATGAATGACGGTTACTATGCCTTGAATGCCATATTCAGTAAGGCAATTAATTTAGCTGGGTCATTTTGTGTCTGTGTTATCTCACCTAAAGTGACAGCTTGTTCTGGGTTCACAGAAATAGTGATACTTTTCGGATCATTAATAAATTTAACAAATGTTGCAGCCGCATTTTTCGCAAGCTTTATCTCAGCATCACTTAGCTCATTATTCTTGTTTTCAAGATCTGCCGCAAGCAGGTTATTTACCTTATCTGATACACGCTGTTTTAATTCTTCAACACTGATATCTGACGTTTGAGCTTCTTGTTTAAGCAGGCGCTGAATAAATGATTGGTCTGTGTAAGTAAACGTAGCAGTATTTAGCTGATAGTTCGGGTAAGAGAATAATAGGCTAATTGGCTGCTTCGGATCAAATTGGAAGTTAGCTAAGTTAAGCGAGTATTCCATTTTACCCATATCTTGTGCACTTAGACCAAGCTCTAAATCCATTACGTCATTAACGTAAGTGTATTTTGTTGATAGGCTGATTAACATATCATCCGTATAACCAAGTTCTTTAAGCTGTTCTGCTGTTTGTGGTTCTATATCATCAATGCTAATTGAAATCCCGTTTAATGCGATGTCTAACGCGGCAGGGAATTCTGATTCTACATCAAACTTATTAATGGTTATTTCATTAATAGTGACAGGACTTGCGCTGCCATCAACAGGGCTTAGCACTACGTTATGTAATTGAATTTTCTGGGTGATAGGTTCAACACTTAGATCGCCATATTTAACATCAATCATAGGTTTCATTTCGATGATCTTTGCATCAAGTTGTTTTTCTACTTTGTCTGTCATGTAAAACTTACCGCCAGCATAACTTGCTGCAAGTCCGGCGATAACCACGCCTGAAATTAATTTAATATTCATGATGTCACTTATTGGTTGGGTTGATTTTATTAGATGTAATTAAAAATACATATTACTGAGTAGATTATGTATTGGTTATCAAATGATTGGAATAGTTCAGTGTAATTTAAATAAAAAAACGAAGGTTTATCACTAAACCTTCGTTTGTTATGAGTGAGTGCTCAGCCTATTGCTTGATTATTGGTTTATTCAAGTCAATAAGAATTAAATAATCGTTGTAGTCGTCTTACTACTCTTCTGTAAGTAAACTCTCATCAATAGTTGTTGCGGTGCTTCCGTCACTACTGGCTAAGAAGCTTGTGATATGGCTTTGTAGTTCATCTGTAATCGCTTTATACTCAGCTGGATCAGTAGTAGGATTAAAGGCAATTGCTGAACTATGACCACCCTTATTGAGTAGCGCCACTTTCTTGATTGAAGTATTATCACTGTAAATATCAGTCAAACCCAGTTGTGCTATTAGCGGTGTTGTCCCAAGTGTTGGCGAGTAAGGCGCTCCTTTACTAGTACCCGTAAAGCTATTTGGTACCACCAAATCACCCTTTACTTGTGCTAAGTAAACAGGTCTTAATGGGTTGATATCACGCGCAAGTGCGAATGGGTCAACGGTGTCAAACACGGTTTGTGCTGCGACGGCAAAACTTTGGAATGTTGCCTTAATTGTTTCTTGATCACCTTCATTGTCGTAGTAATCATTAAAACATTCGGTGCTAGTTAATGCGCCACAGTCAGTCCCCACGAAGGTTTGATAGTCAGTATTTATGCTGCCTAATATCGTATGCTTAATAGTGCCACCAAAGAAGTCTGAATTAATTAGTAAATATGGAATATTCCCGCCTGGATTTGCAAACACTGTTTTATCAATAGCGAAGCTATCATTACCTGATGGCATAGGACGATCAATCGTAGCTTGTAAGCTAATACCTGTCATGGCCCCAAGAGAGTGACCAAAGAAACTGACATTTGTTGTGTCAAGATAACCTAATGGATGTGTGGCGGCTAACGTGCCTAGGGCCTGATATCCAGAAATCGTAGTGATCCCTGCACGTAAACCGATCAGATCGGCAACAGCCTGGCGCATGTTATCACGAGCAACAGTTAGATATTCCAAGTTCATGAATACAGCGGGAGTGAGACCTGTAGTAACAGTACCGTCACTGAGTGCTCGTTCACCATGAAGTGGTAAATCAATTGCTAATATTGCATAGCCATTAATAAGAGCAGTACCAGCAGACGCTAGAATATTCTCTTTAATCGAGGTAATACCGTGTTGATAAATAACGATAGGCACTTTATTTGTAGCGGAAACTGGATTGCCGTTATATGTTTTAGGTGTTATTAATAAGTAGTTAACATCTTCAACTACTTTTACTTGTGGCAGTGGACTGTATTTGGTGATCAAACGTTCGCTATCAAGTTGCTCACCATTAAGCGTGAATGATTGACCGATAAGTTTAAGTTGCTCCGCAGGATCTGCAAGGTTGCTTGGATCAATGCCCGCAGCACCTAACTGAGTGCCAAGATCTAATTTTTCTGCATCAGACCCTGAATTTAATACGCTAAAAATAATAGCAAGACTCGGCATAGCACTTTGCCAAGGTGTTTTTCTCCACTTATCATCAGCCACGTCACGCTCTAGGAACGAAGGTAGTTTAATCTTACCTTTGTAAGCTGTAATTTGGCTGTCTAAATAAATGTCGTAATTTGGGATTGGGAACCCTGGGGCAGTGATATCAACACCGCTAGACTTGAGTATTATGTCTGAAATCGGTTCTGGTGTGATTCCACCTATAATCGGGTTATATAACCCAGTAAGATCTAAGTTATTAGGATTTGCGCTGTTAGGCAAAAGTGGATCAGATGCTAAAGACCATACTGCATTTGCAGTTTCGAGCACACTAATAGATTGAAGGGTTAAAGCTGTTGCTAATTTTGTAAAGTACAAGGCCTCACCAGCCGATGAAGTGGTAAACCAGCTTGAATAAATGATGTTTTCATAATCAGCGATGCCATAAGCATCCATCAGGCCTTCAACTTGCAATACTATTTTTTGTGGTATTTCTAGCTTACTGCCAGTTTGATCGATTTGTTTGTTTTTTAAAGCTGCGTAGCTAGTCGACATACCCAGTTTTTGACCTGAACTATCAACTAAGGCATCAGTAATCGCATAAATATAGTCACTGCCGTGCTCTAGACTGCCTTTTAGTGGTAAGACAGCCAGTGAAGTACCCGTTGAGATAACGGTATAATCAACACCTGCTGTTAACGCTACAGGGTTACTCATAATGTTTGCTCTTGATACATCGACTTTTGCGATTTTCACAGCAGCGTGAAGGAGTGCTGAGTCTGTTGTTAGGGTTACACCAGTTGGTAAATCGAGCTTGATAATGAAAGGTTGTGTTGGGCTCCAACCATCTGTATCACCCATTGCTACCGCTGGATTTGCACGTGTTTTATCGTCATCTTTATCGATTGGAATATTCAACGTTCCATCAGACGTATCCATTAATAAATTAGTTGGTGTTGATACTGTTTTCTTTGTAGAAATTAAATCAAATGCGATACTTGATTGACGGTTAAGTGAATCTTTAATTGTGTCATCGATACGGAGGTCTGTTGAATCATCACCGCAGGCTGTTAATCCAAGTATGCTTGCTATAGCAAGAGCTAGAATTTTCTTATTTTTCATTGATAACTCCGAATTTTAAATATAATAATGGTGCACTTAGAGAATGAGTTAAATGGGGATTTATCTGCGGAATACATTCTGCGGTTATATTAAATCTATGCATTTACTCTCCTTGTAATCTGCTGATTTCAATTAACTATTTTCAATTACACAGTAACTTTAATTTTAATTAAGCATTTGTATTACTTAATTTATTTTGTGCATTGTTATCTAATTATGACGAAAATTAGGTCTGACCAGTTAAGTTGATTAGCTGAGATTCTAGAACATTCATACTTAAGTGTTAACAGGTTGTCACGTTTTGTGTGAGATGACGCAATTTGCGATCACGCTATTATTTGGTGGTAAATGGATTTTATAAATATTTATTGTTTTGGATTAAATTAGCTAAGGTAAATAAAATCAAATGCTTACCTGTTTCTGTTATTGTGCGTGATTCTTGGTTAGATAGATTTACACTCTGATGCTAATCAATATGTGGTAATTAACATATTCGCAACACTGGTCACATTTTTGTTTATTCTGGCATTGTGTTTTTTATAGGCAATACGATTAACTATCATAACTTGATTTGTATTCACTCGCTTATTTATACTGACTATCTATTCGTTATCGACATCATGAGTGTTATGGCTTTATTACTTGAACTAACTAAACTGTCTACGCCTTACATTATTATTATCCGTGGTATACCTGGTTCGGGTAAATCAACACTTGCGCAACGTTATATCCAACTCACTCCAGATGTTGTTCATTGTGAAGCGGACCATTACTTTATTAATAAGCAAGGTAAGTATAGCTACAATGGAAGCAAGATGAAGCTAGCTCATCAATACTGTCAACAAACTATGCGCAATGCGTTAGGTAAAGGGCAATCAGTGATTGTGAGTAACACGACAATTAAGCGGTGGGAGTTAACGGCATTGCTGGACATTGCTGCTAGCTATAACATCGTTCCTTATATCATTCATTGTTGTGGTGAATTCACGAACACTCATCATGTGCCAGCTGACGTCGTGGCAAAAATGGCGTTGAATTATGAACCTTATCCTGATGAAATCCGTTATATTCCAACTTAAAAATACTATCTCTTAAAATGAAGTAAGCTTTATGCCTTTTTTGGGGAGAACCTTGTCATTGCGATGAAATAATCCTCGCTGTTATGAGCTTATATCACTGTCATTATCTGCCTGTAATGCCATCCATTTTGGAAATTACCAAAATGGATGATTTTGACGCTATAACTTACTGCAAACCGTTATTTCTGTCATATATCTGCAATAAAACTGAAATATAATAAATACGCGAAATTGGTATCGCATAACAGCTATAAAAGGCAAAGTAATGAAGCAAGTTTTGGAAGTATTTTGGCAGTTTTTTACATTGGGGTGGATCAGTTTTGGTGGCCCAGCTGCACATATCGGTTATTTCGAGAAAACATTCGTTCAAAAATTAAAATGGATAGATAGCGAAAGCTATGCAAGATTAATTTCGTTAAGTCAGTTTTTACCTGGCCCAGGTTCAAGTCAGATAGGTTTTGCAATTGGTTTACGTCGTGCAGGTGTTATCGGTGGTTTTACCGCGTTCATAGCATTCACATTTCCTTCGGTTCTGTTGCTTTATATTCTAGCAACAACCAATGCGACACAAGATGCTGTATGGTTAGTGAGTATGACCCACGGGCTGAAATTATTAGCAGTTGTCGTTGTTGCTGATGCGACGCTAAATATGTACAAAGGTTTCTGTAAAGAGCGCACTACGATCACAATTTGTGTGGTAACGGCGGTGGTATTACTGATGGTGCCGAGTCTATTAACGCAAATGCTGGTGCTTATCGCAGCTGCGGTGATTGGTATGCAGCTTAAAAGCCCAAGTGAAGCAACGTCAGAGCCCGCCACTCAAGGTGGAGTTAATTACTTACCATTGATTATTTTTGCAGTGTTATTTGCGGGTTTACCGTTATTAACGAATTCGCCTGCATGGCTAACTGTATTTACTGATTTCTACCAATCGGGTAGTTTAGTATTTGGTGGCGGCCATGTGGTATTACCCATGCTGCAACAAGCGTTAGGTGATGCGATTGATACAGACCGTTTCCTATTAGGTTATGCAGCAGCACAAGCTGTACCGGGCCCTATGTTCTCATTATCTGCATTCTTAGGTGCTGATTTGTTGGTTAACTCACCATTGATGGGCGCGTTAATGGCGACGCTTGCTATCTTTTTACCGGGTTTCTTACTGGTACTGGGTTTCCACGGTGCATGGGAGTCGCTTGCGGCTAAACCTAAAGTAGCGGGTGCTGTATGGGGTATTAATGCGGCGGTCGTTGGGCTACTGATGTCAGCGTTATACCAGCCAGTATTTACCTCTGCAATTTCTAGTCCTGTCGATATGGCCGCGGTCATTATTGGTTTCTTTGCACTACGCACACTGAAATTACCGATTATGGCTGTTGTTTCTAGTTTTATCGTATTTGGCTATGTAATGGGTCTATAACGTTTCCCAGCAGTCTGAGGTGATATAACCTTAAATTGCTGGGTATTCACTTTATTATAAACAAGATATACTTTCGAAAATCTAATTAAATTGCGGATTAAATAAAATGAAGGATTACTATCCGAAACAGATTGTCTGTTTGACAGAGGAAACGACGGAAATGCTATACATACTAGGCGAAGAAGCACGTATCGCAGGTATTTCAGGTTTTACTGTTCGTCCGCCGCAAGCGCGACAATCGCAATTATTGGTTCGTGGTGTGGCCGTAAATTTAAGCCTGAACATGTTGCTACCCGAGAAGGATGGGACAAGATCAGTGCAGTTAAAAACAAGCAATTATTTGAAATTAAATCGGCAAATATATTACAACCTGGTCCTGCAGCCTTAACCGACGGTTTAGATCAACTTGTTGCTATTATCGAAGCATGGCAACAGCAGTACGCAAACGAAAGTGAGAATGTATAACTTGGAAATTGAAAGTATGACGAAATCAGTCGTTGATGAAGCAATTGTTAATATCGAAGAGAATGTAGATCCAATGTCCGTTCCTGTGGCTAAGCAATGTTCAAAATGCCAAGCTGAATTTGGTTGTGGTGTTGCCTCGGCAATTGAGCAGGGTGGTTGTTGGTGTCAAGAGCTACCTACAATTATGCCACTGGGTGAACTGAGTGATTGTTTGTGTAAAGTATGTTTAGCAAAGGCCGTAGGTGTCGAGATCATTAAGCAGCTTAATGCGGCGGGTTCACCAAAAGCGCGTCTTGCACTGGCTGAACCATATCGTCATCAAACAGAATTAGTTGAGAACATCGATTTTACCATTGAAGATGGCCGTTATGTTTTTAGTGAGTGGTATCACTTAAAACGTGCTCGCTGTTGTGGTAATGGTTGTCGTCATTGTGCTTACAGATGAGCGAAGAATAGAGTAGGGTAATTTGGATCATTAAAGTGATGAAAAAACAAAAAACGTTAGTGTCGTGGAGTACCGGTAAAGACGCTGCATGGACGTGTTTGCAATTGGCAAACGATCCATCTATTGAGATCGCTGGTATCTTTTGCTCGGTCAATGCGCAGTATCAACGTACCGCTGTTCACTCTGTGCGTATTGAGTTGTTACAGCGCCAAGCTGCGGCAATGAACTTACCCTTGGATATTATTGAAATTCCGTACCCGTGTAGCAACCTTGAATACGAAGCGATAATGGATGCGTTTGTTGAAAAATCAAAACAGCGTGAAGTCGTTAATTTTGCTTATGGCGATCTGTTTTTAGCTGATATTAAAAACTACCGTGTTAATAATCTTGTTGGCACTGGTATTGAAGCTATTTTTCCCTTGTGGGAATTGGATACCCAGCAGCTTGCACACGATATGTTAGCGGGTGGTCAGAAAGCGATTGTTACCTGTGTAGATCCACGTCGTTTATCTGCCGGCTATGTGGGTAAAGTCTTTGACGAAGCATTTATCGCTAGCTTACCAGAAGGTATCGATCCTTGTGGTGAGAACGGTGAGTTTCATACTTTCGTATTTGAAAGCCCGCTGTTTTCAGACGTTATTCATATTGAAACCGGTAATATAAACAGTGAAGGGCACTACACTTGGATAGACCTAGAACTGGCTTAGTTATTAGTATTTGT is part of the Moritella viscosa genome and encodes:
- the rpoS gene encoding RNA polymerase sigma subunit RpoS (sigma-38), which codes for MNNMTSHALDAYFDELQRFSQLLSKQEEYDTAVAAANGDKSARDTMIQSNLKLVLMVAKKYKNYSLDWDEIIQEGNTGLMHAVDKFDPERGCRFSTYAVWWIRNNIEQYIMNHSRTIRIPIHVTRVYKQILKASSELGLDLDTNEGITKISQELKISPRKVLNILGHYFNEGSLDKEIRGGDNLLASLKDLVAAEVNCQPDIRYEKCDYYEYMDALLEYLPVRSQNIIRLRFGFKGQDPMSLEAIAQLMDISRERVRQIIRNGLSQVREQLCANDLVKEDFDFEADSICTTSI
- a CDS encoding putative exported protein; translated protein: MNIKLISGVVIAGLAASYAGGKFYMTDKVEKQLDAKIIEMKPMIDVKYGDLSVEPITQKIQLHNVVLSPVDGSASPVTINEITINKFDVESEFPAALDIALNGISISIDDIEPQTAEQLKELGYTDDMLISLSTKYTYVNDVMDLELGLSAQDMGKMEYSLNLANFQFDPKQPISLLFSYPNYQLNTATFTYTDQSFIQRLLKQEAQTSDISVEELKQRVSDKVNNLLAADLENKNNELSDAEIKLAKNAAATFVKFINDPKSITISVNPEQAVTLGEITQTQNDPAKLIALLNMAFKA
- a CDS encoding putative lipoprotein yields the protein MKNKKILALAIASILGLTACGDDSTDLRIDDTIKDSLNRQSSIAFDLISTKKTVSTPTNLLMDTSDGTLNIPIDKDDDKTRANPAVAMGDTDGWSPTQPFIIKLDLPTGVTLTTDSALLHAAVKIAKVDVSRANIMSNPVALTAGVDYTVISTGTSLAVLPLKGSLEHGSDYIYAITDALVDSSGQKLGMSTSYAALKNKQIDQTGSKLEIPQKIVLQVEGLMDAYGIADYENIIYSSWFTTSSAGEALYFTKLATALTLQSISVLETANAVWSLASDPLLPNSANPNNLDLTGLYNPIIGGITPEPISDIILKSSGVDITAPGFPIPNYDIYLDSQITAYKGKIKLPSFLERDVADDKWRKTPWQSAMPSLAIIFSVLNSGSDAEKLDLGTQLGAAGIDPSNLADPAEQLKLIGQSFTLNGEQLDSERLITKYSPLPQVKVVEDVNYLLITPKTYNGNPVSATNKVPIVIYQHGITSIKENILASAGTALINGYAILAIDLPLHGERALSDGTVTTGLTPAVFMNLEYLTVARDNMRQAVADLIGLRAGITTISGYQALGTLAATHPLGYLDTTNVSFFGHSLGAMTGISLQATIDRPMPSGNDSFAIDKTVFANPGGNIPYLLINSDFFGGTIKHTILGSINTDYQTFVGTDCGALTSTECFNDYYDNEGDQETIKATFQSFAVAAQTVFDTVDPFALARDINPLRPVYLAQVKGDLVVPNSFTGTSKGAPYSPTLGTTPLIAQLGLTDIYSDNTSIKKVALLNKGGHSSAIAFNPTTDPAEYKAITDELQSHITSFLASSDGSTATTIDESLLTEE
- a CDS encoding putative chromate transporter, coding for MKQVLEVFWQFFTLGWISFGGPAAHIGYFEKTFVQKLKWIDSESYARLISLSQFLPGPGSSQIGFAIGLRRAGVIGGFTAFIAFTFPSVLLLYILATTNATQDAVWLVSMTHGLKLLAVVVVADATLNMYKGFCKERTTITICVVTAVVLLMVPSLLTQMLVLIAAAVIGMQLKSPSEATSEPATQGGVNYLPLIIFAVLFAGLPLLTNSPAWLTVFTDFYQSGSLVFGGGHVVLPMLQQALGDAIDTDRFLLGYAAAQAVPGPMFSLSAFLGADLLVNSPLMGALMATLAIFLPGFLLVLGFHGAWESLAAKPKVAGAVWGINAAVVGLLMSALYQPVFTSAISSPVDMAAVIIGFFALRTLKLPIMAVVSSFIVFGYVMGL